A genome region from Corynebacterium uberis includes the following:
- the rplA gene encoding 50S ribosomal protein L1, whose product MSKKSKAFKAAAELVDASRLYRPLEAAKLVKATASKNFDATVDVALRLGVDPRKADQLVRGTVSLPNGTGKTVRVVVFAEGPNATAAEEAGADVVGTAELLERIQGGWTDFDAAIATPDQMAKVGRVARVLGPRGLMPNPKTGTVTTDVAKAVKEIKGGKISFRVDKAANLHAAIGKASFTEEQLAENYGALIDEINRLKPSSSKGIYIKKVTLSSTTGPGVPVDPTVQKGYTEA is encoded by the coding sequence ATGAGCAAGAAGTCCAAGGCCTTCAAGGCCGCGGCGGAGCTGGTTGACGCCTCCCGCCTCTACCGTCCCCTCGAGGCCGCCAAGCTGGTCAAGGCCACCGCCTCGAAGAACTTTGACGCCACCGTTGACGTGGCCCTGCGCCTGGGTGTGGATCCCCGCAAGGCCGATCAGCTGGTGCGTGGCACCGTCTCCCTGCCCAACGGCACCGGCAAGACCGTGCGCGTTGTGGTCTTCGCCGAGGGCCCGAACGCCACCGCCGCCGAGGAGGCTGGCGCTGACGTTGTGGGCACCGCCGAGCTGCTGGAGCGCATCCAGGGCGGCTGGACTGACTTCGACGCCGCGATCGCCACCCCGGATCAGATGGCCAAGGTTGGCCGTGTGGCCCGCGTCCTGGGCCCCCGTGGCCTCATGCCGAACCCCAAGACCGGCACCGTGACCACCGACGTGGCCAAGGCTGTCAAGGAGATCAAGGGCGGCAAGATCAGCTTCCGCGTGGACAAGGCCGCGAACCTGCACGCCGCGATCGGCAAGGCCTCCTTCACCGAGGAGCAGCTTGCGGAGAACTACGGCGCGCTGATCGACGAAATCAACCGTCTGAAGCCGTCTTCCTCCAAGGGCATCTACATCAAGAAGGTCACCCTGTCTTCCACCACGGGCCCCGGCGTTCCGGTTGACCCGACGGTGCAGAAGGGCTACACGGAGGCCTAA
- the nusG gene encoding transcription termination/antitermination protein NusG, protein MSQEDQISHPGLDSEGTTIPEVADAAEAAAALEEQQAASLADAPADTAGTETSEAPAAAEQASADAESAEAAADAGAAGAGAGAGDAAEAAAETSAADAPEGASEEASEEAEYRRRLREFTRDLKKQPGQWYIIQCYSGYENKVKTNLDMRVQTLEVEDAIYDVVVPVEQAIEVRDGKRKLVKRKLLPGYVLVRMDINDRAWSVVRETPGVTSFVGNEGHATPVRHRDVAKFLMPKAVPDGQEPAQDKDGEQIIAMPEEKSKPTQHIDFEVGEAVTILTGALASVSATISDIDHETGKIQALVSIFGRETPVELTADQVEKIM, encoded by the coding sequence ATGAGCCAAGAAGACCAGATCTCCCACCCCGGCCTGGACAGTGAGGGCACCACGATCCCCGAGGTAGCGGACGCCGCCGAGGCCGCCGCGGCCCTAGAGGAGCAGCAGGCTGCATCGCTTGCCGACGCCCCCGCGGACACCGCCGGCACGGAAACTTCCGAAGCCCCCGCCGCCGCCGAGCAGGCGTCCGCGGATGCGGAATCGGCAGAGGCCGCCGCCGACGCTGGCGCTGCTGGTGCTGGTGCTGGTGCTGGCGACGCCGCCGAGGCTGCAGCGGAGACCAGCGCGGCGGACGCCCCGGAAGGGGCCTCCGAGGAAGCCTCTGAAGAGGCCGAATACCGCCGCCGCCTGCGCGAATTTACCCGCGATCTGAAGAAGCAGCCCGGCCAGTGGTACATCATCCAGTGCTATTCCGGCTACGAGAACAAGGTCAAGACCAACCTGGACATGCGTGTGCAGACCCTCGAGGTCGAAGACGCCATCTATGACGTTGTCGTGCCCGTCGAGCAGGCCATCGAGGTCCGTGACGGAAAGCGCAAGCTGGTCAAGCGCAAGCTGCTTCCCGGCTACGTGTTGGTGCGTATGGACATCAATGACCGTGCGTGGTCCGTTGTGCGCGAGACCCCCGGCGTGACCAGCTTTGTGGGCAATGAAGGCCACGCCACCCCGGTGCGGCACCGCGATGTGGCCAAGTTCCTCATGCCTAAGGCTGTGCCGGATGGCCAGGAACCGGCCCAGGATAAGGATGGCGAGCAGATCATCGCCATGCCGGAAGAAAAGTCCAAGCCCACCCAGCACATTGACTTTGAGGTCGGCGAGGCCGTGACCATCCTCACCGGCGCGTTGGCTTCCGTGTCTGCCACGATTTCGGACATCGACCATGAGACGGGCAAGATCCAGGCCTTGGTGTCCATCTTCGGCCGCGAAACCCCTGTGGAGCTCACCGCCGACCAGGTGGAAAAGATTATGTAG
- the secE gene encoding preprotein translocase subunit SecE, protein MSEERGNLTPTGKRQRTGASTVTSATYQSKQVAKTARDDENPGGGPLRYLPEVASEMKKVIWPTASQMVTYTLVVFAFLIVLTALVSGVDFLAGLGVEKVLVNK, encoded by the coding sequence GTGAGCGAGGAACGCGGAAACCTGACTCCCACCGGTAAGCGTCAGCGTACCGGGGCGAGCACCGTGACCAGCGCCACCTATCAGTCGAAGCAGGTGGCCAAGACAGCTCGCGATGATGAAAACCCCGGCGGTGGCCCGCTGCGCTACCTGCCTGAGGTTGCTTCTGAGATGAAGAAGGTCATCTGGCCTACCGCGTCCCAGATGGTGACGTACACTCTGGTTGTTTTTGCCTTCCTCATCGTTTTGACGGCCCTGGTTTCTGGCGTGGATTTCCTCGCCGGCCTTGGGGTTGAAAAGGTGCTGGTGAACAAGTAG
- a CDS encoding polyprenyl synthetase family protein, translated as MTTGRPADATRGATLAAAPGLLGFGDTELSQRVTEGLAKVEQVLYQELSRGEELVTDKVLHLVRAGGKRFRPMFALLASEFGPRALSDDVIKAAAVVEMTHLATLYHDDVMDEASRRRGVESANARWGNSVAILAGDHLLAQASGLMAQLGVPTVEHFSETFGELVTGQMRETVGPRGGDPIEHYMKVIEEKTGVLIASAGYLGALHAGAAPHHIDALRGYGRAIGMVFQIVDDIIDIFSDPADSGKTPGTDLREGVFTLPVLYALNEDSPAGRRLRTLLDAPVDTDERVTEALHLLTETQGRDRALADVHRWVTRANEHLSALPDTPAARALRELTDYTVRRVG; from the coding sequence ATGACCACAGGTCGACCCGCCGACGCAACCCGCGGAGCAACTCTCGCAGCGGCCCCGGGGCTGCTGGGCTTTGGCGATACTGAGCTTTCCCAGCGGGTCACCGAAGGTCTGGCCAAGGTAGAACAGGTGCTCTACCAGGAACTCTCCCGCGGCGAAGAACTAGTCACCGACAAAGTTCTTCACCTCGTGCGCGCCGGCGGCAAAAGATTCCGCCCCATGTTCGCACTCCTGGCCTCCGAATTCGGGCCCCGGGCACTCAGCGACGACGTCATCAAAGCCGCCGCCGTCGTCGAAATGACCCACCTGGCCACCCTCTACCACGACGACGTCATGGACGAAGCCTCCCGCCGCCGCGGCGTCGAATCCGCCAACGCCCGCTGGGGCAACTCCGTAGCCATCCTCGCCGGCGACCACCTCCTCGCCCAAGCCTCCGGCCTCATGGCCCAACTCGGCGTACCCACCGTGGAACACTTCTCAGAAACCTTCGGAGAACTAGTCACCGGCCAAATGCGCGAAACCGTCGGCCCACGCGGCGGCGACCCCATCGAGCACTACATGAAGGTCATCGAAGAAAAAACCGGCGTCCTCATCGCCTCCGCCGGCTACCTCGGCGCACTCCACGCCGGCGCCGCCCCCCACCACATCGACGCACTGCGCGGCTACGGACGCGCCATCGGCATGGTCTTCCAAATCGTCGACGACATCATCGACATCTTCTCCGACCCCGCCGACTCCGGCAAAACCCCCGGCACCGACCTCCGCGAAGGCGTATTCACCCTCCCCGTGCTCTACGCACTCAACGAAGACAGCCCCGCCGGACGCCGCCTCCGCACGCTTCTCGACGCCCCCGTCGACACCGACGAGCGCGTCACCGAAGCCCTCCACCTCCTCACCGAAACCCAAGGCCGCGACCGCGCACTCGCCGACGTCCACCGCTGGGTCACCCGCGCCAACGAACACCTATCCGCCCTCCCCGACACGCCCGCCGCACGCGCCCTGCGCGAACTAACCGACTACACCGTCCGCCGCGTGGGTTAA
- the rplK gene encoding 50S ribosomal protein L11 — protein MAKKKKATGFIKLQIEAGAANPAPPVGPALGAHGVNIMEFCKAYNAATESQRGNVIPVEITVYEDRSFDFKLKTPPAAKLLLKAAGLQKGSGVPHTNKVGSVTMAQVREIAEQKKADLNARDIDAAAKIIAGTARSMGITVEA, from the coding sequence ATGGCTAAGAAGAAGAAGGCCACTGGCTTTATCAAGCTGCAGATCGAGGCTGGCGCTGCTAACCCGGCTCCCCCGGTCGGCCCGGCGCTGGGTGCCCACGGCGTCAACATCATGGAATTCTGCAAGGCGTACAACGCTGCGACGGAATCCCAGCGCGGCAACGTCATCCCCGTGGAGATCACCGTCTACGAGGACCGCAGCTTTGATTTCAAGCTGAAGACCCCGCCGGCCGCCAAGCTGCTGCTCAAGGCCGCTGGTCTGCAGAAGGGCTCCGGCGTGCCGCACACCAACAAGGTTGGTTCTGTGACCATGGCGCAGGTGCGTGAGATTGCCGAGCAGAAGAAGGCCGACCTCAACGCCCGCGACATCGACGCCGCCGCGAAGATCATCGCCGGCACCGCCCGCTCCATGGGCATCACCGTCGAGGCCTAG